The Rhodopseudomonas palustris genome window below encodes:
- a CDS encoding FeoA family protein: MTQTPLHNGHSHHQPILLGNARRGYRGVVQAIDPHRGTSSLQPIELESRLIELGFVEGAKVEVLHEGIIGRDPIAVRVDNITIAVRRREAMAIVLM; encoded by the coding sequence ATGACCCAAACCCCCCTTCATAACGGCCACAGCCATCACCAGCCGATCCTGCTGGGGAACGCGCGACGCGGCTATCGCGGCGTCGTCCAGGCGATCGATCCGCACCGCGGCACGTCGTCGTTGCAGCCGATCGAGTTGGAAAGCCGACTGATCGAACTCGGCTTCGTCGAGGGGGCCAAGGTCGAAGTGTTGCACGAGGGTATCATCGGCCGGGATCCGATCGCGGTCCGGGTCGACAACATCACCATCGCGGTTCGCCGCCGCGAGGCGATGGCCATCGTGTTGATGTGA
- a CDS encoding methyl-accepting chemotaxis protein, translated as MLSRLSIRTKIIALVALLLVAVSGIGGLGLLKMRTLNDSTVDIATNWLPSVRVLGDIRTSLAMYRVTLRAHAMEATAEGKATAAKRIAGVEEVINKQLAAYRKMITSPEEKALYEEFSKELNVYLDGAKKAIEMSQQSLGQSTAELGVYLTKTLGPIGSRVDAVLQKSVDLNNNGADQSTATAEAAYSSAVMIVVTILVLAMAFGFIASYLVIRDISRGIASIIEPMQALGQGNLAAEVPHRGESTEIGAMADSLQIFKEALIAKREADLAAAREAEEKIARGHRVDAATRQFESAISEIVETVSSASTELEASAGTLTSTADRSQELATSVAAASEEASTNVQSVASATEEMSSSITEISRQVQESSRIASEAVDQARKTNDSVGDLSEAASRIGDVVELINTIAGQTNLLALNATIEAARAGEAGRGFAVVAAEVKALAEQTAKATGEIGQHISGIQSATNESVNAIREIGMTIGRMSEISSAIAAAVEEQGAATQEISRNVQQAAHGTQQVSANITDVQRGATETGSASAQVLSAAQSLSQESSRLKIEVTRFLDTVRAA; from the coding sequence ATGCTTTCCAGACTCTCGATTCGTACCAAGATCATTGCGCTCGTGGCGCTGCTTCTCGTGGCCGTGTCAGGGATCGGTGGCCTGGGTCTGCTCAAGATGCGGACCCTGAATGACTCGACGGTCGACATCGCCACCAACTGGCTGCCGAGCGTTCGCGTCCTTGGCGACATCCGAACCTCGCTGGCAATGTACCGCGTGACCCTGCGGGCTCATGCGATGGAAGCGACGGCGGAAGGCAAGGCGACGGCCGCGAAGCGAATTGCCGGCGTCGAAGAGGTCATCAACAAGCAGCTCGCCGCCTATCGCAAGATGATCACGTCGCCGGAAGAGAAGGCGCTGTACGAGGAGTTCAGCAAGGAGCTGAACGTCTATCTCGATGGAGCCAAGAAGGCGATCGAGATGTCGCAGCAAAGTCTCGGTCAATCCACCGCGGAGCTTGGCGTCTACCTGACCAAGACGCTTGGCCCGATCGGCAGCCGCGTTGACGCGGTCCTGCAGAAGAGCGTGGATTTGAATAATAACGGCGCCGATCAGTCGACCGCGACGGCGGAGGCCGCTTATAGCTCGGCGGTCATGATCGTCGTCACCATTCTTGTGCTCGCGATGGCTTTCGGCTTCATCGCCAGCTATCTGGTGATCCGCGACATCAGCCGCGGCATCGCGTCGATTATCGAGCCGATGCAGGCGCTGGGCCAGGGCAATCTCGCTGCCGAGGTGCCGCATCGCGGCGAGTCGACCGAAATCGGCGCGATGGCGGATTCGCTGCAGATCTTCAAGGAAGCGCTGATCGCCAAGCGCGAGGCCGATCTCGCCGCGGCCCGCGAGGCCGAGGAAAAGATCGCGCGCGGCCACCGGGTCGACGCGGCCACCCGGCAGTTCGAATCTGCGATCAGCGAAATCGTCGAAACGGTGTCGTCGGCCTCCACCGAGCTGGAAGCTTCGGCCGGCACATTGACCTCGACCGCCGATCGCTCCCAGGAGCTGGCGACCTCGGTCGCCGCGGCGTCCGAAGAAGCCTCCACCAACGTTCAGTCGGTCGCCTCCGCGACCGAGGAGATGTCGTCGTCGATCACCGAGATCAGCCGTCAGGTGCAGGAGTCCTCGCGGATCGCCTCGGAAGCGGTGGACCAGGCGCGCAAGACCAACGACAGCGTCGGTGATCTTTCGGAAGCGGCCAGCCGGATCGGCGACGTCGTCGAACTGATCAACACCATTGCGGGCCAGACCAACCTGTTGGCGCTCAATGCCACGATCGAGGCGGCGCGCGCCGGTGAGGCCGGTCGCGGCTTCGCGGTGGTGGCGGCTGAGGTCAAGGCGCTGGCGGAGCAGACCGCGAAAGCCACCGGCGAAATCGGCCAGCACATTTCGGGAATCCAGTCGGCGACCAACGAGTCGGTCAATGCGATCCGCGAGATCGGTATGACCATCGGGCGGATGTCCGAGATTTCGTCGGCGATCGCCGCCGCGGTCGAGGAGCAGGGCGCCGCCACCCAGGAAATCTCCCGCAACGTGCAGCAGGCGGCGCATGGCACCCAGCAGGTGTCGGCGAACATTACCGACGTGCAGCGTGGCGCGACCGAGACTGGTTCGGCCTCCGCCCAGGTGCTGTCGGCGGCGCAGTCGCTGTCACAGGAATCGAGCCGGCTGAAGATCGAGGTCACCCGGTTCCTCGATACGGTTCGCGCGGCCTGA
- a CDS encoding methyl-accepting chemotaxis protein: MFAKITIRTKITALVAALLIALSGLGALAVVEMRSLNAASTDIATNWLPSVRILGEMRAYVLSYRGALRDHILDLTAEGKDGADKRLTAAQTALDKANVDYEKLISSPEERALFNEFAKGWTDYKATVGKAIEISRGSVGQYPASAWDYVKKNLVPIATRMDETLQKDIDLNNKGAQTSTETADTTYSFGFGLVVTILALAFALGIAMSVLVIRDIISAIASIITPMQDLGKGNLSAEVPHRGEPTEIGRMADALQIFKEALIAKRDADAAAAKEAEEKIARAQRVDSATRQFEHAIGEIVDTVSSASTELEASASTLTSTAERAQELATSVAAASEEASTNVQSVASATEEMTSSITEISRQVQESARIANDAVDQARRTNESVSTLSHAASRIGDVVELINTIAGQTNLLALNATIEAARAGEAGRGFAVVAAEVKALAEQTAKATGEISQHITGIQTATGQSVDAIKEIGQTIGRMSEIASTIASAVEEQGAATQEISRNVQQAAHGTQQVSSNITDVQRGATETGSASSQVLSAAQSLSQDSNKLKVEVTKFLDTVRAA; encoded by the coding sequence ATGTTCGCCAAGATCACCATACGTACCAAGATTACTGCGCTGGTCGCCGCGCTGCTGATCGCCCTGTCGGGTCTCGGCGCGCTGGCGGTGGTCGAGATGCGGTCGCTCAATGCCGCGTCGACCGACATCGCGACCAATTGGCTGCCGAGTGTGCGGATTCTCGGCGAGATGCGGGCCTATGTGCTGAGCTATCGCGGCGCCCTGCGCGACCACATCCTCGATCTCACCGCAGAGGGCAAGGATGGTGCCGACAAGCGTCTGACCGCTGCTCAGACGGCGCTCGACAAGGCGAATGTCGACTATGAAAAGCTGATCTCATCGCCGGAGGAGCGGGCGCTCTTCAACGAGTTCGCGAAGGGGTGGACCGACTACAAGGCCACCGTTGGAAAGGCCATCGAGATCTCGCGCGGCAGCGTCGGCCAGTATCCGGCGTCGGCCTGGGACTACGTGAAGAAGAACCTGGTCCCGATCGCAACGCGGATGGATGAAACCCTGCAGAAGGATATCGACCTCAACAACAAGGGGGCGCAGACCTCGACCGAAACGGCCGACACCACTTACAGCTTCGGTTTCGGTCTGGTCGTCACGATCCTCGCGCTGGCCTTTGCGCTTGGTATCGCCATGAGCGTGCTGGTGATCCGCGACATCATCAGCGCAATTGCGTCGATCATCACTCCGATGCAGGACCTCGGGAAGGGCAATCTGTCGGCGGAGGTCCCGCATCGTGGCGAGCCGACCGAAATCGGCCGGATGGCGGATGCGCTGCAGATCTTCAAGGAGGCACTGATCGCCAAGCGCGATGCCGATGCCGCGGCCGCCAAGGAGGCCGAGGAGAAGATTGCGCGCGCCCAGAGGGTCGACAGCGCGACCCGGCAGTTCGAACACGCCATCGGCGAGATCGTCGACACCGTGTCGTCGGCCTCGACTGAACTCGAAGCCTCGGCCAGCACGCTGACCTCGACCGCCGAGCGCGCCCAGGAACTGGCGACGTCGGTGGCGGCGGCTTCCGAGGAAGCCTCCACCAACGTGCAGTCGGTGGCGTCGGCGACCGAGGAAATGACGTCGTCGATCACCGAGATCAGCCGCCAGGTGCAGGAATCGGCGCGCATCGCCAACGATGCGGTCGACCAGGCGCGCCGGACCAACGAAAGCGTCAGCACCTTGTCGCACGCCGCCAGCCGGATCGGCGACGTCGTCGAACTGATCAATACCATTGCCGGGCAGACCAACCTGCTGGCACTCAACGCCACGATCGAAGCGGCGCGTGCCGGCGAGGCGGGCCGTGGCTTCGCGGTGGTGGCGGCCGAAGTGAAGGCGCTGGCGGAGCAAACCGCCAAGGCCACCGGCGAGATCAGCCAGCACATCACCGGCATCCAAACAGCGACCGGCCAGTCGGTCGACGCCATCAAGGAGATCGGTCAGACCATCGGCCGGATGTCGGAAATCGCCTCGACCATCGCTTCGGCGGTGGAAGAGCAGGGCGCCGCCACGCAGGAAATCTCTCGCAACGTGCAGCAGGCTGCGCACGGCACCCAGCAGGTGTCGTCGAACATCACCGACGTGCAGCGCGGCGCCACCGAGACCGGCTCCGCCTCGTCGCAGGTGCTCTCCGCCGCGCAGTCGCTGTCGCAGGATAGCAACAAGCTGAAGGTCGAGGTCACCAAATTCCTCGACACCGTGCGGGCGGCGTAA
- a CDS encoding acyl transferase produces the protein MTHSRSGPYQFQIAVNGVYYPSAFVIIDNRLITVTAAGRKRTEELGMMPPLALAEFLAGELVREQLTRAVAAAVHPHPEDEPEPHSHLAGVPEAAVEPEPTSESHEAHKGWFGKHLLRWVGVQPAHHPRS, from the coding sequence ATGACACACAGTCGTTCTGGCCCGTATCAGTTTCAGATCGCCGTCAACGGCGTGTACTACCCGAGCGCGTTCGTGATCATCGACAACCGGCTGATCACGGTGACGGCCGCCGGCCGGAAGCGGACCGAAGAGCTCGGCATGATGCCGCCGCTGGCGCTCGCGGAATTCCTGGCCGGCGAGCTGGTGCGCGAGCAGCTCACCCGTGCTGTGGCAGCGGCGGTCCACCCCCATCCTGAAGACGAGCCGGAGCCACACTCCCACTTGGCAGGCGTCCCGGAAGCTGCCGTCGAGCCGGAGCCGACCTCGGAATCGCACGAGGCCCACAAGGGCTGGTTCGGCAAGCACCTGCTGCGCTGGGTCGGAGTCCAGCCGGCACATCATCCCCGCTCGTAG
- a CDS encoding ribulose-bisphosphate carboxylase: protein MDQSNRYANLNLKESELIAGGRHVLCAYIMKPKAGFGNFLQTAAHFAAESSTGTNVEVSTTDDFTRGVDALVYEIDEAKQLMKIAYPIELFDRNVIDGRAMIASFLTLTIGNNQGMGDVEYAKMYDFYVPPAYLKLFDGPSTTIKDLWRVLGRPVINGGFIVGTIIKPKLGLRPQPFANACYDFWLGGDFIKNDEPQGNQVFAPFKDTVRAVADAMRRAQDKTGEAKLFSFNITADDHYEMLARGEFILETFADNADHIAFLVDGYVAGPAAVTTARRAFPKQYLHYHRAGHGAVTSPQSKRGYTAFVLSKMARLQGASGIHTGTMGFGKMEGEAADRAIAYMITEDSADGPYFHQEWLGLNPTTPIISGGMNALRMPGFFDNLGHSNLIMTAGGGAFGHVDGGAAGAKSLRQAEQCWKQGADPVEFAKDHREFARAFESFPQDADKLYPNWRAKLKPQAA, encoded by the coding sequence ATGGACCAGTCGAACCGCTACGCCAACCTCAACCTCAAAGAGAGCGAGCTGATCGCGGGCGGACGGCACGTGCTGTGCGCCTACATCATGAAGCCGAAGGCCGGCTTCGGCAATTTCCTCCAGACCGCCGCGCACTTCGCCGCCGAATCCTCGACCGGCACCAACGTCGAAGTCTCCACCACCGACGACTTCACCCGCGGCGTCGACGCGCTGGTGTACGAGATCGACGAAGCCAAGCAGCTGATGAAGATCGCGTACCCGATCGAGCTGTTCGATCGCAACGTGATCGACGGCCGCGCCATGATCGCCTCGTTCCTGACCCTGACGATCGGCAACAACCAGGGCATGGGCGACGTCGAATACGCCAAGATGTACGACTTCTACGTGCCGCCGGCGTATCTCAAGCTGTTCGACGGCCCGTCGACCACCATCAAGGATCTGTGGCGCGTGCTCGGCCGGCCGGTGATCAACGGCGGCTTCATCGTCGGCACCATCATCAAGCCGAAGCTCGGCCTGCGCCCGCAGCCGTTCGCCAACGCCTGCTATGATTTCTGGCTGGGCGGCGACTTCATCAAGAACGACGAGCCGCAGGGCAACCAGGTGTTCGCGCCGTTCAAGGACACGGTGCGGGCCGTCGCCGACGCGATGCGCCGCGCGCAGGACAAGACCGGCGAAGCCAAGCTGTTCTCGTTCAACATCACCGCCGACGATCACTACGAAATGCTGGCGCGCGGTGAGTTCATCCTCGAGACCTTCGCCGACAACGCCGATCACATCGCGTTCCTGGTCGACGGCTACGTTGCCGGCCCGGCCGCGGTCACCACCGCCCGCCGCGCGTTCCCGAAGCAGTACCTGCACTATCACCGCGCCGGCCACGGTGCGGTGACCTCGCCGCAGTCTAAGCGCGGCTACACCGCCTTCGTGCTGTCGAAGATGGCGCGTCTGCAGGGCGCTTCGGGCATCCACACCGGCACCATGGGCTTCGGCAAGATGGAAGGCGAAGCCGCCGATCGCGCGATCGCCTACATGATCACCGAGGATTCGGCCGACGGTCCGTACTTCCATCAGGAGTGGCTCGGCCTCAACCCGACCACCCCGATCATCTCCGGTGGCATGAACGCGCTGCGGATGCCGGGCTTCTTCGACAACCTCGGCCACTCCAACCTGATCATGACGGCGGGCGGCGGTGCGTTCGGTCACGTCGACGGCGGCGCGGCCGGTGCCAAGTCGCTGCGTCAGGCCGAACAGTGCTGGAAGCAGGGCGCCGATCCGGTCGAGTTCGCCAAGGATCACCGCGAATTCGCCCGCGCGTTCGAGAGCTTCCCGCAGGATGCCGACAAGCTGTATCCGAACTGGCGCGCCAAGCTGAAGCCGCAGGCGGCGTAA
- the fba gene encoding class II fructose-bisphosphate aldolase (catalyzes the reversible aldol condensation of dihydroxyacetonephosphate and glyceraldehyde 3-phosphate in the Calvin cycle, glycolysis, and/or gluconeogenesis): protein MARITLRQLLDHAAEHGYGVPAFNINNMEQGLAIMEAAALVDAPVIIQASRGARSYANDIMLAKMIDALAEMYPDIPLCMHQDHGNDEATCATAIRYGFTSVMMDGSLKADAKTAADYQYNVDITRRVVDMAHWVGASVEGELGVLGSLEHGGGEQEDGHGVEGKVSREQLLTDPDQAVEFVRATKVDALAIAMGTSHGAYKFSRKPDGDVLAMKVVEEIHRRLPNTHLVMHGSSSVPQDLQDIFNEFGGAMPQTFGVPVEEIVRGIKHGVRKVNIDTDCRLAMTGVFRKVATQNKAEFDPRKFLKPAMDAMRDICKLRFEQFGTAGNASKIKVVPMAEMAKRYKSGALDPQIGQVARAAE from the coding sequence ATGGCGCGTATCACTCTGAGGCAATTGCTGGATCACGCCGCCGAGCACGGCTACGGCGTGCCCGCGTTCAACATCAACAACATGGAGCAGGGCCTCGCGATCATGGAGGCGGCGGCGCTGGTCGACGCGCCGGTGATCATCCAGGCGTCGCGCGGCGCCCGCTCCTACGCCAACGACATCATGCTGGCGAAGATGATCGACGCGCTGGCCGAGATGTATCCGGACATCCCGCTCTGCATGCATCAGGACCACGGCAACGACGAAGCCACCTGCGCCACCGCGATCCGCTACGGCTTCACCTCGGTGATGATGGACGGCTCGCTCAAGGCCGACGCCAAGACCGCCGCGGACTATCAGTACAACGTCGACATCACCCGCCGCGTCGTCGACATGGCGCACTGGGTCGGCGCTTCGGTGGAAGGTGAGCTCGGCGTGCTCGGTTCGCTGGAACACGGCGGCGGCGAGCAGGAAGACGGCCACGGCGTCGAGGGCAAGGTCAGCCGCGAGCAGCTGCTGACCGATCCGGACCAGGCTGTCGAATTCGTGCGCGCCACCAAGGTCGACGCGCTGGCGATCGCGATGGGCACCTCGCACGGCGCCTACAAGTTCAGCCGCAAGCCGGACGGCGACGTGCTGGCCATGAAGGTGGTCGAAGAGATCCACCGCCGCCTGCCGAACACCCATTTGGTGATGCACGGCTCGTCGTCGGTGCCGCAGGATCTGCAGGACATCTTCAACGAGTTCGGCGGCGCGATGCCGCAGACCTTCGGCGTGCCGGTCGAGGAAATCGTCCGCGGCATCAAGCACGGCGTCCGCAAGGTCAACATCGACACCGATTGCCGTCTGGCGATGACCGGCGTGTTCCGCAAGGTCGCGACCCAGAACAAGGCGGAGTTCGATCCGCGCAAGTTCCTGAAGCCCGCGATGGATGCGATGCGCGACATCTGCAAGCTGCGCTTCGAGCAGTTCGGCACCGCCGGCAATGCCTCGAAGATCAAGGTCGTCCCGATGGCGGAAATGGCCAAGCGCTACAAGTCCGGCGCGCTCGATCCGCAGATCGGCCAGGTCGCCCGCGCCGCGGAGTAA
- the tkt gene encoding transketolase: MNVPARDIHDKVTHRDMANAIRFLAIDGVEKAKSGHPGMPMGMADVATVLFTRFLKFDPTAPDWADRDRFVLSAGHGSMLLYALLHLTGYPEVTIDQLKSFRQWGSKTPGHPEYGHTQGVETTTGPLGQGLATSVGMALAERMMNARYGDALVDHYTYVIAGDGCLMEGVSHEAISLAGHLKLNKLIVLWDDNHISIDGDTSLSCSDDQLARFAASGWATTRVDGHDPEAVAAAIEQAKTSDRPSLIACRTTIGFGSPKVAGTEKAHGAPLGAEEVEKTRAALNWPYPPFEIPEGILARWREAGGRGKAAHEAWNQRLAAADAATRTGFTDALAGKLSADYEGALQGLIAKFDADKPTIATRQASQLTIDAIVPASPNILGGSADLTHSNLTHAKGTASVKPGAFGGSYLHYGIREFGMAAAMNGIALHGGFVPFGGTFLVFADYSRPAIRLAALMGVRVIHVMTHDSIGLGEDGPTHQPVEHVPSLRAIPNVLVFRPADAIETAQAWDCALKQTSRPSVLALSRQGLPPLPRPNAVSGNPVARGAYVVVDPGQRDVTLIATGSEVSLALDAACKLEAAGIKAAVVSAPCFELFAEQDDAYRASVLGTAPRVGIEAARDTDWRRWIGDTGAFVGMTGFGASAPAPVLYQKFGITADAVVDAAKGAIARGKH; encoded by the coding sequence TTGAACGTTCCCGCGCGCGACATCCACGACAAGGTCACGCATCGCGACATGGCGAATGCGATCCGCTTTCTCGCCATCGACGGTGTCGAGAAGGCGAAGTCAGGCCACCCGGGCATGCCGATGGGCATGGCCGACGTCGCCACGGTGCTGTTCACCCGCTTCTTGAAGTTCGATCCGACCGCGCCCGATTGGGCGGACCGCGACCGCTTCGTGCTGTCGGCCGGCCACGGCTCGATGCTGCTGTACGCGCTGCTGCATCTGACCGGCTATCCGGAAGTCACGATAGATCAGCTCAAGTCGTTCCGGCAGTGGGGTTCGAAGACCCCCGGCCATCCGGAATACGGCCACACCCAGGGCGTCGAGACCACCACCGGCCCGCTCGGCCAGGGTCTTGCGACCTCGGTCGGCATGGCGCTCGCCGAGCGCATGATGAACGCGCGCTACGGCGACGCGCTGGTCGATCACTATACGTATGTGATCGCCGGTGACGGCTGCCTGATGGAAGGCGTCAGCCACGAGGCGATCTCGCTGGCCGGGCATCTCAAGCTCAACAAGCTGATCGTGCTGTGGGACGACAACCACATCTCGATCGACGGCGACACCTCGCTGTCGTGCTCGGACGATCAGCTCGCGCGCTTCGCCGCGTCGGGCTGGGCCACCACCCGGGTCGACGGCCATGATCCGGAAGCGGTCGCGGCCGCGATCGAGCAGGCCAAGACCAGCGACCGTCCGTCGCTGATCGCCTGCCGCACCACGATCGGCTTCGGCTCGCCGAAGGTCGCCGGCACCGAGAAGGCGCACGGCGCTCCGCTCGGCGCCGAGGAGGTCGAGAAGACCCGCGCTGCGCTGAACTGGCCGTATCCGCCGTTCGAGATTCCGGAAGGGATCCTGGCTCGCTGGCGTGAAGCCGGCGGCCGCGGCAAGGCGGCGCACGAGGCCTGGAATCAGCGGCTGGCCGCGGCTGACGCCGCGACCCGTACCGGCTTCACCGATGCGCTCGCCGGCAAGCTGTCGGCGGACTACGAAGGCGCGCTGCAGGGCCTGATCGCCAAGTTCGACGCCGACAAGCCGACCATCGCCACCCGCCAGGCGTCGCAGCTCACCATCGACGCCATCGTGCCGGCGTCGCCGAACATCCTCGGCGGCTCGGCCGACCTGACGCACTCCAACCTGACCCATGCCAAGGGCACCGCGTCGGTCAAGCCGGGTGCGTTCGGCGGCTCCTACCTGCACTACGGCATCCGCGAATTCGGCATGGCGGCGGCGATGAACGGCATCGCGCTGCACGGCGGCTTCGTGCCGTTCGGCGGCACCTTCCTGGTGTTCGCCGACTACAGCCGTCCGGCGATCCGCCTCGCCGCGCTGATGGGCGTGCGCGTCATCCACGTGATGACCCACGACTCGATCGGGCTCGGCGAAGACGGTCCGACCCATCAGCCGGTCGAGCATGTCCCCTCGCTGCGCGCGATCCCGAACGTCCTGGTGTTCCGCCCGGCCGACGCGATCGAAACCGCGCAGGCCTGGGACTGCGCGCTGAAGCAGACCTCGCGTCCGTCGGTGCTGGCGCTGTCGCGCCAGGGCCTGCCGCCGCTGCCGCGCCCGAACGCCGTCTCCGGCAACCCGGTGGCGCGCGGCGCTTACGTCGTGGTCGATCCCGGCCAGCGTGACGTCACCCTGATCGCCACCGGCTCGGAAGTGTCGCTGGCGCTGGATGCGGCCTGCAAGCTGGAAGCCGCAGGCATCAAGGCGGCGGTGGTTTCGGCCCCGTGCTTCGAACTGTTCGCCGAACAGGATGACGCCTACCGCGCCAGCGTGCTCGGCACCGCGCCGCGGGTCGGCATCGAAGCGGCGCGCGACACCGATTGGCGCCGCTGGATCGGCGATACCGGCGCGTTCGTCGGCATGACCGGGTTCGGTGCCTCGGCGCCGGCGCCGGTGCTGTACCAGAAGTTCGGCATCACCGCGGACGCGGTGGTGGACGCCGCCAAGGGCGCGATCGCCCGCGGCAAGCACTGA
- a CDS encoding phosphoribulokinase, translating into MSRKHPIISITGSSGAGTTSVKKTFEQIFRRENVNAAFIEGDAFHRYNRVDMRNKMAEEAERGNRHFSHFSPETNLFEELEQTFKSYAETGTGRTRHYVHDDEEAALHGVPPGNFTQWQDLPANSDLLFYEGLHGAVMTDKVNVAQHADLKIGVVPVINLEWIQKLHRDRAARGYSTEAVTDTILRRMPDYVHYIVPQFAETDINFQRVPTVDTSNPFIARWIPTADESMVVIRFKNPRGIDFAYLLSMIQGSFMSRANSIVIHGAKLDLAMQLILTPLIMQLIDRKRSMK; encoded by the coding sequence ATGTCCCGTAAGCATCCGATCATCTCCATCACCGGCTCCTCCGGCGCCGGCACCACCTCCGTGAAGAAGACGTTCGAGCAGATCTTCCGCCGCGAGAACGTCAACGCCGCGTTCATCGAGGGCGACGCCTTCCACCGCTACAATCGCGTCGACATGCGCAACAAAATGGCCGAGGAGGCCGAGCGCGGTAACCGCCACTTCAGCCATTTCAGCCCCGAGACCAACCTGTTCGAGGAGCTGGAGCAGACCTTCAAGAGCTACGCCGAGACCGGCACCGGCCGCACCCGTCACTACGTTCACGACGACGAGGAAGCCGCGCTGCACGGCGTGCCGCCCGGCAACTTCACCCAGTGGCAGGATCTGCCGGCGAACTCCGACCTGCTGTTCTACGAAGGTCTGCACGGTGCGGTGATGACCGACAAGGTCAACGTCGCGCAGCACGCCGACCTCAAGATCGGCGTCGTGCCGGTGATCAACCTCGAATGGATTCAGAAGCTGCACCGCGACCGTGCGGCGCGCGGCTATTCGACCGAGGCGGTGACCGACACCATCCTGCGCCGTATGCCGGACTACGTGCACTACATCGTGCCGCAGTTCGCCGAGACCGATATCAACTTCCAGCGGGTGCCGACCGTCGACACCTCGAACCCGTTCATCGCGCGTTGGATTCCCACCGCCGACGAATCGATGGTGGTGATCCGCTTCAAGAACCCGCGCGGCATCGACTTTGCGTATCTGCTGTCGATGATCCAAGGCAGCTTCATGTCGCGCGCCAACTCGATCGTGATCCACGGCGCCAAGCTCGACCTGGCGATGCAGCTGATCCTGACGCCGTTGATCATGCAGCTGATCGACCGCAAGCGAAGCATGAAGTAA
- a CDS encoding class 1 fructose-bisphosphatase, whose protein sequence is MDQGQTLSVLLDSYAVDPQRKAVAAAVGAIAAGSIEISELIGQGALAGITGAAHGGSNADGDVQKDLDVKAEEIIVKALKDVPYAALASEESDTLLDGDPNAPISIAYDPLDGSSNIDTNMTVGTIFSIIPNQPGVKPFTAPGSCQIAAGFVVYGPQTSLVLTLGNGVDIFTLDRKAKVYRLIRQRVTVPADTAEYAINASNHRHWEQPIRDFVDECIAGADGPRAKDFNMRWIGSLVAEVYRILTRGGVFLYPGDNRPGYGNGRLRLLYETHPMSFVMEQAGGAASTGRERVLDLTAKTIHQRSPLIMGSIDKVKRIELLHTDPSAASRSAPLFARRGLFRV, encoded by the coding sequence ATGGATCAGGGCCAAACGCTCTCAGTTCTTTTGGATTCATATGCGGTTGATCCGCAGCGGAAAGCCGTCGCCGCCGCGGTCGGCGCGATCGCCGCGGGGTCGATCGAAATTTCCGAACTGATCGGGCAGGGGGCTCTCGCCGGCATCACCGGCGCGGCGCATGGCGGCAGCAATGCCGACGGCGACGTGCAGAAGGATCTCGACGTCAAAGCCGAAGAAATCATCGTCAAGGCGCTGAAGGATGTGCCTTACGCGGCGCTGGCGTCGGAAGAGTCCGACACCCTGCTCGACGGCGATCCCAACGCGCCGATCTCGATTGCCTACGATCCGCTCGACGGCTCGTCCAACATCGACACCAACATGACGGTGGGGACGATCTTCTCGATCATCCCGAACCAGCCGGGCGTGAAGCCGTTCACCGCCCCCGGCTCCTGCCAGATCGCGGCGGGCTTCGTGGTGTACGGGCCGCAGACGTCGCTGGTGCTGACGCTCGGCAACGGCGTCGACATCTTCACGCTCGACCGCAAGGCCAAGGTGTACCGGCTGATCCGCCAGCGCGTCACCGTGCCGGCCGACACCGCCGAATACGCCATCAACGCTTCCAACCATCGCCATTGGGAGCAGCCGATCCGCGACTTCGTCGACGAGTGCATCGCCGGTGCCGACGGTCCGCGCGCCAAGGACTTCAACATGCGCTGGATCGGCTCGCTGGTGGCCGAAGTGTATCGGATCCTCACCCGCGGCGGCGTCTTCCTGTATCCGGGCGACAACCGTCCGGGCTACGGCAATGGCCGGCTGCGGCTGCTCTACGAAACCCATCCGATGTCGTTCGTGATGGAGCAGGCCGGTGGCGCCGCCTCGACCGGGCGCGAGCGGGTGCTCGATCTCACCGCCAAGACGATCCACCAGCGCTCGCCGCTGATCATGGGGTCGATCGACAAGGTCAAGCGCATCGAACTGCTGCACACCGATCCGAGTGCCGCGTCGCGCTCGGCGCCGCTGTTCGCCCGCCGCGGTCTGTTCCGCGTCTGA